From a region of the Lactuca sativa cultivar Salinas chromosome 4, Lsat_Salinas_v11, whole genome shotgun sequence genome:
- the LOC111889016 gene encoding snRNA-activating protein complex subunit isoform X1, giving the protein MQYSCAYTEGSNHRDLVWRKTMELGDSSSSCCCEDVFVSIPRGGPIYIADMVGPLTSVSQFQSCIQDQLKDLRKELCLELTEEHHHEISVDELKILSEEELVDIAFQASLKDGNLTKDNSLSSEDCSNGVLDNRKMNGKVSKKMKRVKQKETTHEEDYMEEVEKVARIKQKQEEDKSAARLHSFSGVSGPVACVTPSEKKERMSSFNSTSYLTQQVKSSSTREQIPIPIDDNEILLCIEVYNHKRSWVKNQEILVLGRQLLTELRDKIYCLTDEIMKLTKKHTPSGYFLIEDIFYNDLREINAVDYSKPILDWIRESKKIASEKWESIISGELHQKQKQILGSGSGIAPKLPRFKPLPMQATRFCDLNFRLGAGYLYCHQGDCKHVMVIRDMRVIDRKEDVHNRAAYPLIMFQSKLRFQKCSICKIYKATKVTVDDKYTPENPCFFCGICYYMLHYSNNQLIYSDFKVYDYIHE; this is encoded by the exons ATGCAATATTCATGTGCTTACACAGAGGGCTCCAACCACAGGGATTTAGTGTGGAGGAAGACAATGGAATTGggagattcttcttcttcttgttgttgtgaagATGTGTTTGTTTCAATTCCTCGTGGTGGTCCTATATACATTGCAGACATGGTGGGTCCCCTCACTAGTGTTTCTCAATTCCAGTCATGCATTCAAGATCAACTCAAG GATCTGAGAAAGGAGTTGTGCTTGGAATTGACTGAAGAACATCATCATGAAATTTC GGTTGATGAACTTAAAATCCTGAGTGAGGAGGAGTTGGTAGATATAGCATTCCAAGCATCACTCAAG GATGGTAACTTGACAAAAGATAATTCACTTTCATCTGAAGATTGCTCTAATGG AGTCCTTGATAACAGAAAGATGAATGGAAAGGTATCCAAGAAGATGAAAAGAGTGAAACAAAAGGAGACAACTCATGAA GAAGATTATATGGAAGAGGTGGAGAAAGTTGCTAGAATTAAACAAAAACAAGAAGAAGACAAATCAGCTGCAAGATTGCATTCTTTTAG TGGTGTTTCGGGACCCGTTGCATGTGTGACTCCCTCAGAGAAGAAAGAACGAATGTCATCCTTTAATTCTACAAGTTATTTGACACAACAG GTGAAATCATCAAGCACACGTGAACAAATACCAATACCTATAGATGATAATGAGATCCTTCTTTGCATAGAGGTCTATAATCACAAACGCTCATGGGTTAAG AATCAAGAAATTTTGGTTCTTGGACGCCAATTATTAACTGAACTGAGAGACAAAATATACTGTTTGACTGATGAAATTATGAAGTTAACCAAAAAGCATACTCCATCTGGATATTTCCTCATAGAA GATATATTTTACAACGATTTAAGGGAAATCAACGCTGTAGACTACAGTAAACCCATACTCGATTGGATTAGAGAATCAAAGAAGATTGCATCAGAAAAATGGGAATCCATCATATCAGGTGAACTGCATCAGAAACAAAAGCAAATTTTAGGAAGTGGAAGTGGAATTGCTCCCAAGTTGCCTCGCTTCAAACCTCTTCCAATGCAAGCAACTCGTTTTTGTGACCTAAATTTCCGACTTGGAGCTGGCTATCTTTACTGTCATCAG gGTGATTGCAAGCATGTGATGGTGATACGAGACATGAGGGTGATAGATAGGAAAGAGGATGTGCATAATCGAGCTGCTTATCCCTTGATTATGTTTCAATCGAAGTTGCGATTCCAAAAGTGCTCGATCTGTAAGATCTACAAAGCGACGAAGGTGACTGTGGATGACAAGTATACTCCCGAGAATCCTTGCTTTTTCTGTGGGATTTGCTATTACATGCTTCACTATTCCAATAATCAACTCATATACAGTGACTTCAAGGTCTACGATTATATTCATGAATGA
- the LOC111889016 gene encoding snRNA-activating protein complex subunit isoform X2 gives MELGDSSSSCCCEDVFVSIPRGGPIYIADMVGPLTSVSQFQSCIQDQLKDLRKELCLELTEEHHHEISVDELKILSEEELVDIAFQASLKDGNLTKDNSLSSEDCSNGVLDNRKMNGKVSKKMKRVKQKETTHEEDYMEEVEKVARIKQKQEEDKSAARLHSFSGVSGPVACVTPSEKKERMSSFNSTSYLTQQVKSSSTREQIPIPIDDNEILLCIEVYNHKRSWVKNQEILVLGRQLLTELRDKIYCLTDEIMKLTKKHTPSGYFLIEDIFYNDLREINAVDYSKPILDWIRESKKIASEKWESIISGELHQKQKQILGSGSGIAPKLPRFKPLPMQATRFCDLNFRLGAGYLYCHQGDCKHVMVIRDMRVIDRKEDVHNRAAYPLIMFQSKLRFQKCSICKIYKATKVTVDDKYTPENPCFFCGICYYMLHYSNNQLIYSDFKVYDYIHE, from the exons ATGGAATTGggagattcttcttcttcttgttgttgtgaagATGTGTTTGTTTCAATTCCTCGTGGTGGTCCTATATACATTGCAGACATGGTGGGTCCCCTCACTAGTGTTTCTCAATTCCAGTCATGCATTCAAGATCAACTCAAG GATCTGAGAAAGGAGTTGTGCTTGGAATTGACTGAAGAACATCATCATGAAATTTC GGTTGATGAACTTAAAATCCTGAGTGAGGAGGAGTTGGTAGATATAGCATTCCAAGCATCACTCAAG GATGGTAACTTGACAAAAGATAATTCACTTTCATCTGAAGATTGCTCTAATGG AGTCCTTGATAACAGAAAGATGAATGGAAAGGTATCCAAGAAGATGAAAAGAGTGAAACAAAAGGAGACAACTCATGAA GAAGATTATATGGAAGAGGTGGAGAAAGTTGCTAGAATTAAACAAAAACAAGAAGAAGACAAATCAGCTGCAAGATTGCATTCTTTTAG TGGTGTTTCGGGACCCGTTGCATGTGTGACTCCCTCAGAGAAGAAAGAACGAATGTCATCCTTTAATTCTACAAGTTATTTGACACAACAG GTGAAATCATCAAGCACACGTGAACAAATACCAATACCTATAGATGATAATGAGATCCTTCTTTGCATAGAGGTCTATAATCACAAACGCTCATGGGTTAAG AATCAAGAAATTTTGGTTCTTGGACGCCAATTATTAACTGAACTGAGAGACAAAATATACTGTTTGACTGATGAAATTATGAAGTTAACCAAAAAGCATACTCCATCTGGATATTTCCTCATAGAA GATATATTTTACAACGATTTAAGGGAAATCAACGCTGTAGACTACAGTAAACCCATACTCGATTGGATTAGAGAATCAAAGAAGATTGCATCAGAAAAATGGGAATCCATCATATCAGGTGAACTGCATCAGAAACAAAAGCAAATTTTAGGAAGTGGAAGTGGAATTGCTCCCAAGTTGCCTCGCTTCAAACCTCTTCCAATGCAAGCAACTCGTTTTTGTGACCTAAATTTCCGACTTGGAGCTGGCTATCTTTACTGTCATCAG gGTGATTGCAAGCATGTGATGGTGATACGAGACATGAGGGTGATAGATAGGAAAGAGGATGTGCATAATCGAGCTGCTTATCCCTTGATTATGTTTCAATCGAAGTTGCGATTCCAAAAGTGCTCGATCTGTAAGATCTACAAAGCGACGAAGGTGACTGTGGATGACAAGTATACTCCCGAGAATCCTTGCTTTTTCTGTGGGATTTGCTATTACATGCTTCACTATTCCAATAATCAACTCATATACAGTGACTTCAAGGTCTACGATTATATTCATGAATGA